The following DNA comes from Schistocerca piceifrons isolate TAMUIC-IGC-003096 chromosome 3, iqSchPice1.1, whole genome shotgun sequence.
GCGGATAGGCTGGATTGAGTTAGCGATACTGCCAGTGCTTTCTCCTTGGTAGGAGGTCTGGAAAAGAATCAAAGTAATACACGATgcacaaaacttaaggacaaaagtaaatttcgcaagatgTGTCTCCATGATGTGACTGGCGATGAAACTAGGACCatatatggaaaaaaaaaacaactacaatATAGTACTGAAGATAACTGAAAAAATTACGGAATGAGACgatcagaaatgacacttttgaaTAATACATTAAATTCACTGAAGTCACCGCGGCTTATGATGGACATCAGGACGTTGCAAATGGCGAGACATGGTTCTTACTACTGTGCgtgatcaccatggacagcagTGTGTGTTCTGCAACGCGCTCCAATACCAgccacatgattggttcaaaaatggttcaaatggctctgagcactatgggaggtcatcagtcccctagacttagaactacttaaacctaactagcctaaggacatcacacacatccattcccgaggcaggattcgaacctgtgaccgtagcagcagcgcggttctggactaacgcgcctagaaccgctcgaccacagcggccggcacatgtTGGGTGAGGAGATATTACGGTAGTGCCTTCCATCCCTCAACAAGTGCGGTTGATGACTGCTGTATAGTGGTTAGTGCATATGAGCGTGATGGAGTACGTGTTCCCAACGCATTCCACGGCTTGTAAGTCGCGGAAGggacagaccactccattcgccaaatatctcgttccaagagctcatcAACTACTAGTGTTGGATGCGaacgcgcattgtcatccacaaaaataaataaggcccacgcaacattatgcctcccgacACCACAGCACTCAGGACAACCAGAACGGTCGTGTTTGACAAATTTCCTGGTGGCAGTACGTGTTTCCCTGCTGTCATCACATGAGCGTATATTCAAAACCGCTACTCAGATGGAATCTGCTCTCGTAGAAGATGAGTACCCGAATCCACCTTCGTTGTCCAGTTTATACACTCTAGGCATCATAGATAACGGTGACATCGATTTGAAGGGTGTCAACACAACACCCACATTACTGGTCGTCTGGCACAGAGACCACCGCCATGCTGTTACCGCGCCACTGCGAAGAGTGGGATTTCGTGTGTTGCAGTGCTGctgaatgtggttgcaattgcaatTGCTGCTTCATGTGGGTCACTTCCTGCCTGTTGAGCAATTCATTGatctatttatttacacgtcaagttccgtaggaccaaattgagaagcaaatctccaaggtcgtggaacgtgtcagaaGATGAAATTACGTCATGATACTAATATCAGATTAAAATAATATGTTAATAAACCCAAAAAAGTCAGGCCatcagtttaagtaaacgcaatcaacaatacaacatagaatgagattttcactctgcagcggagtgtgcgctgatatgaaacttcctggcagattaaaactgtgcgcccgaccgagactcgaactcgggacctttgcctttcgcgaccaagtgctctgccaactgagctaccgaagcacgactcacgcccggtacccacagctttacttctgccaaaacctcgtctcctaccttccaaacttttcagaagctctcctgcgaaccttgcagaactagcactcctgaaagaaaggatattgcggagacatggcttagccacagcctgggggatgtttccagaatgagattttcactctgcagcggagtgtgcgctgatatgatacttcctagcagattaaaactgtgcgcccgaccgagactcgaactcgggacctttgcctttcgcgggcaagtgctctaccaactgagctaccgaagcacgactcacgcccggtacccacagctttacttctgcaaggttcgcaggagagcttctgaaaagtttggaaggtagaagacgaggtactggcagaagtaaagctgtgggtaccgggcgtgagtcgtgcttcggtagctcagttggtagagcacttgcccgcgaaaggcaaaggtcccgagttcgagtctcggtcgggcgcacagttttaatctgccatgaagtttcaacaaTACAACATAATAATTAGCTTAATTCTTCAAGGAacacctcaacagaatagaaggaggaagctcttcagtttcgatttgaaagcacgtggattactgctcagatttttgaattcttgacgtagcttattgaaaatgggtgtaTCAATGTACTatacacctttctgcacaggagttaagaaagtccaatccaaatgcagattcgatttctgccgagaattaactgagtgaaagctgcttattcttgggaataagctgatattaacaagaaacgacaacgTCCTCTCTTCTTGGCAACAGTACCTTTGGTGCACGAGAAACAATGCTGACAGTAATACTAAAACCCCTGGCCTAACTTCATCACAACTTCGCCCTTCTTTCAGTTTGCCGACGATTCTTccacgtgtgaagtcatccaagtgTCGTCTGCAGGCCAAAGAACActaccacagtgcaccgtaactgcttgcTGACTGCCACAAACTGTCGTTTtccattccttcaactgcctctTGTCGGGCCAGCCCCATTTGACGCTATGGTACGCTGAACTAGTGCCATTCAGCCTCCTGTGCACCACTGGgatacctctggcaacatgcttgtcacattcattcatttccaccagGTAGTTACTATTTTATGCCGCTTTATCCGGTTCGTCCTTACGTTTGGCAGAGCACTGTCTAATAGATATTGGCGTACAGTGGATATCAAATCTCAATCTTTCTATTCTAACGACATTACTGAATAATGAATATATCCGGAATACTTCCATGATAACAGCTCGGCAATATTACGTAAGGATGCCTTTCTAAATCACGTTGTCTAAGTGTGAAACTACCTCCTATACGCTAAGATGACAAACTTCATGGGTTACCTCCTAATACCGTTACGGATCTGCTTTAGCCTGACGCAGTGCAcatactcgacgtggcatggactcaacaagtctttggaagtcccctgcagaaatattcagctatGCTGCCTCAGTAAACATCCACAAGTAcgaaagtgttgctagtgcaggattttgtccaccaactgacctctcgattatgttgcaTAAATATTCCATGGGATTCACGTCCGGCGATCTGGATGTCCAAATCTTTCGCTGGAACTGTcctgaaagttcttcaaaccaatcacgaacaactgtagcGTCGTGTCATGGCACATGGTCATCGATAATGATTCCACTGTTTGTGGACATAAAGTTTTAGTCATCTAATTGGTCGATGCCTCTTGAGCGTGGTATACACACCTTCACTGCAAAAGGGTCTTAGTACATTTGTAAGATTGGTTAATAACAGTATATAATGGAATTAACACATGTaagacagaaaatatttttggCATAATATTTGGTCTATGAGTATGAGTAGAGCTAATTTAATGTATGAATGAATTTAAGCAAAATACTTTAATCTGATCTTATAACCAGAATgctgtccgcccccgatagctgagtggtcagcgcgacagaatgtcaatcctcagggcccgggtttgattcccgaatgggtcggagattttctccgctcacggactgagtgttgtgttgtcctaatcattatcatttcatccccatcgacgcgcaagtcgccgcagtggcgtcaaatttaAACACTTGCACCctgcgaatggtctacccgacggcaggccctagtcacacgacaatgACCGGTATGCTTGAGAACCTGTAAATATACAGTGCGAGTAATGCTGGTTTGttgtatactgaagcgccaaagaaactggtacaggcatgcgttttcaaatagaTAGatattgtaaacaggcagaatacgacgctgccgtcggcaacgcctatataagacaacaagtgtctggctcacttgttaggtcggttactgctgctacagtggcaggttatcgagatttcagtgagcctgaatgtggtgttatagtaggcgaacgagcgataggacacagcatctccgaggtaacgatgaagtggggattttcccttacaaccatttcacaagtgtactgtgaatatcaggaatgcagtaaaacatcaaatatccgacaccgccgcggccggaaaaagattctgcaggaACGGAACCTACGACGATTGAAgacgttcgacgtgacagaagtacaacccttccgcaaattgctgcaaatttcaactgtgggccatcaacaagtgtcagcgtgcgaaccattcaacgaaacaccatcgatgttatctttcggagccgaaggcccactcgtgtacccttcttgataacacgacacaaagctttacgcctcgcgtcagtcggctcgtcaacaccgacaatggactgttgatgactggaaatacgttgcctggttggacgagtctcgtttcagattatatctagcggatggacgtgaacgggtatggagacaacctcatgcatccacgGAGCCTGCACGTcatctggggactgttcaagctggcggaggctctgtaattgtgtgggcgtgtgcagctggagcgatatgtgaccactgatacgtctagatatgactgacaggtgacacgtgcggaagcattctgtctgatcacctgcatccattcatgtccattttgcattccaatggagctgggcaattccagcaggagaatccgacaccccacacctccagaattgctacagactggctccagcatTATTCTGAGttggaacacttccgctggccacaaagctccacagacaagaacattattaagcatatctgggatcctttgtcccttgcaacgtgctgttcagaagagatcccgacctacatactcttacggatttatggacagctctgcacgattcatgctgtcagttctctgcagcactacttcagacttcagtggagtccgtgccacgtcgtgctgcggtacttctgcgtgttcgcgagggccccacacggtattaggcaggtttaccagtttctttggctcttcagtgtatatgcggtGATGTAAAGTTTGGAAAACTTTGATGTGTGAACAGGTATATTTGAAGACAGAATTGTAGGTCCAGAAATCGATTATGAATTTTGATAAGTTATAAAAAAGTCCTTGCAATCAGAGGATAATTTCTTTACAATTGCAAACCTTCACACAGCTGCGATCTCACCATCCACCACGACGGATAGTCAAAACGTTTGAGACATATTCTCTCTGATTTCACCCTTGCTACAAGTGAAATGGCTGTAACGGAGTACCCAGAACGCAGCCGCACTGAAAACGAGTTTTGCGAAAATAAACAGCACTTACAAAGCTTTacacatggctcaaatggctctgagcactatgggacttaacatctgtggtcatcagtcccctagaacttagaactacttaaacctaactaacctaaggacattacacacatccatgcccgaggcaggattcgaacctgcgaccgtaacggtcgcgcggttccagactgagcgcctagaaccgctagaccaccgcggccggccaaagctTTACATTTCCAATGTtcatatgttctcagaaatttcagtGTGCAAAAACTGATTTGTCCAAACGATGGCTGTGGACGTCAGCTGATAAATATATTAATTCAACTTGAATTTATTGGAATAACCATCACTGTCTGTTTCAACGGACTGTCGGAGCGCAGAAAAACAATTCGATTGCCTTTCAGCTAGCCGACATTTCGCAACAGAAACAAAGATTTTGTTATTTGTAACCATCGCAAAGCTTTTATTTTCATCCAGAAATCAGATTTTTCCCGTTATCTCCGACTCTAAATCCCATCCTTATACAGACGATGACTGACGTTTTGTGTTTGTGATACCAACACATATAGACAGGAGGATTTGCAATTTATTGATGACCTGGCTTACAAAATAAGACTTCATGGAATAGCAAATAAATGTTAATAATCATCACCAAaaagacggagggagggagagactGCCATATCTAAAGACTACGATTTATATTTCCAAAAAGCACACATAACATGTTTCTCTACCAGGACTATGAATGAGTAAATTTTACAGACGCTTTTCACGTACTTGCAGCTACCGTAGTACTCTTGCCTACTCCTATTCCTGTGTTTGTTAGTGATAGTGTGTTTCTTAAAGTTAAATCTTTCCCTCAGTTAGTTATAAAGGAAACTTAACATTGGACGTCTTGCACCGTCTCCTCTGTAAACATATCATTCTTACAAGAAAACGGCTACTTTAGATTTGATTATTACattaaaaattactttcatttcctTCCAATATTAAAAAGATATGCACAAATTATTGATGGTGTGTATACATTAACCATTTAAAATTAGATCTTATTATATTTCTTCACTCTTTCATTGCAGACGAAACATTTTTTTTCAGGATATACTTCCATCTGCGCCCTTGCAAACTACTGCTCGCAACATGTGATCGTTACTGAAGTGGCAGCCGCAGCTTCGCTTATTCATTTCAcaccacagcattttctttccttccttttatttatttctctcatttttccCAACATTCACCTTTCTGTTTGCGGTCATGACGGTTTGGAGTGACAGAACACTGTGGTGAACTTGTCCTATAGAATGGTAGGTCTCACACACACCACGTTAGATCCAAGATAATAAACACATCGTAAGATAATGGACCAAATAACTATCAAAAGAAATCACGAATTTTCAAAAAACTCTAACTTGTGATTTTTATATGGAACCCTCAATTCCATGAACAAATAAGACAAATGACACGTTCAGAATTTCTGTCCTTTCCACAAAACCGTAAGTTAGTACAGCATGCGGAACAAAGCTGTCAGCCGCCAGCCAACGCCCAACGTAGGACCTCATACAAGGCCGCGGCGCGAGGAGCACTACTTTCACGTGAGGTGACGCACGCCGGTCCGGCTGTGTATATAAACCCGCGAAGTCCACGGCGAAGTTACATTtcggcagcagcaccagcagcagcaccaACTATTCCAGCCATGAACACCCTGGTACGTATCACTAGTGCTAACTAAGTAGTTGTAATTCGATGCACCAGCGGCTGTAAGATTTCAATGAGATTGACGTGGAAACGCAACATTGTTTTACGATACTTTTCCTCACTCCAGATCGTCCTGAGCGCCGTCCTGGCCGTCGCCGTGGCTAAGCCCGGCTACCTGGGTGCCGCCCCCGCCGCAGTCGTCGCCCCCgctgcctacgccgcccccgctgtgGTGGCCGCCCCCGTGCACGCCGGCTACGCCGCCTACGGCCCCGCCCCCGTCGCTGTCCGCTCAGACGGCTACCTGCTGGACACCCCTGCCGTCGCCGCCACCAGGGCCGCCCACCTGACCGCCGTCGCCCAGACTCAGGCCCGTGACGCCGTCATCAACGGCGCCGCCCTCGCCTACGCCGCCCGCGCTTACGCCGCCCCCGCCGTGGCGTACGCCGCCCCCGCCCATGTGGCTTACGCCGCTCCCGCCCCTCTGGCCTACGCCGCCCCCGGTGctctcgccgccgccgcccaccTCCACGCTAAAGCTGCTTTGCTGGGCTGAAATGTCTTTTCTTAAAGCATCTTGTCAGTGAACTTCGCAAGTGTGAAGTTACTGCCttcaaaattttcataaaaataataaattatttagtacaaacttatattttgttttagtttttccTGTTTGACACTGTTGTTGAATCCTTGATCTCTAAAAAGCTATATAAAGAATTGAAGATAAGTTACTATTAACGTTTAACACGTCTATTTTCAGTACAAACGAAACTGAAATATCATACATAATAGCAGCTCAAGACAAATGTGGTAGAAAATGTAGATCAGGGTAACTTACGTGCTGGACGGAAACTTTCCTCCTACCAATACTGCGAAGCTACTTTGATATTTCAGTACCCGGGAAGCAAAAAGAGGGAAGACACAGATACCAGGGTGGTTCGAGGATTCCGGTAAATTTCCACGAAAGaatgaaatgtttttatttcactGTGATCGTTGGTAAGCCTGATTAATCCAAGCATCGTatgaagaatttcaacaatgtacaatgtacAGTTCAGTGTTGACAAATAGGccagatggctttgagcactatgggacttaacatctgaggtcatcagtcccctagacatagaacgacttaaacctaactaacctaaggacatcacacatattcatgcccgaggcaggattcgaacctgcgactgcagcagcagcgcgttccggactgaagcgcctagaaccgctcagccacagcaccggccattgttgacagccgtcttaACTGGTCAGTGTGTCAACTGAGATTGAAAATGGACAAatcgagtttcgtgctgttattaaacatttttcatGTCAATGGTTGGACTTCCtttacaaa
Coding sequences within:
- the LOC124788177 gene encoding cuticle protein 16.5-like, which encodes MNTLIVLSAVLAVAVAKPGYLGAAPAAVVAPAAYAAPAVVAAPVHAGYAAYGPAPVAVRSDGYLLDTPAVAATRAAHLTAVAQTQARDAVINGAALAYAARAYAAPAVAYAAPAHVAYAAPAPLAYAAPGALAAAAHLHAKAALLG